GGAGCTGGTAAGCATGCAGTTGCAATCAGTGACGGGATGGGGAATGGTGAACGAGCCCATTTGGAAAGTAATGAGACACTGAAGCTGCTCCAGAAAATCCTTCAATCGGGGATCGATGAAACAACAGCAATCAAATCTGTAAATTCCATCCTGTCCCTAAGGACAACAGATGAAATCTTTTCAACTCTCGATCTAGCAATGATTGATCTGCAAGATGCGACGGTACGGTTTTTGAAAATCGGGTCAAGTCCTAGCTTTGTAAAACGCGGTGATCAAGTGCTTATGATCGAAGCAAGCAATCTCCCAATGGGGATCATCGAGGATTTTGATGTCGATGTTGTAAGTGATCAATTGAAAGCCGGGGATTATCTGATTATGATGAGCGATGGAATCTATGAAGGACCGAAAAATGTTGAAAATAAAGACGCCTGGCTGAAGAGAAAAATCCGGGAAATCAATTCAGATGACCCGCAACTCATTGCAGACCTTCTACTCGAGGAGGTGATCAGGGCAGATTACGGGCAAATAGAAGACGATATGACAGTTGTCGTAACGAAGATCAACCGTAATATACCGAAGTGGTCGACCATTCCGCAACAAAACAAGAAGCTACGGAAGCAAGCGTAGTCTATGTAATCTAGTATAAATCCCCTCCACCTTGACTATCATGGTAATATCAAAATTCGAGAGGGGATTTTTGGCATGAGCAAAGGTACATTACGACAAATCCTATTGATTACCGACGGATGTTCGAATCATGGTGAAGATCCAGTCGCCATAGCTGCGCTGGCTAGTGAGCAAGGAATTGCGATCAATGTCATCGGGATTCTATCAAAAAATGAAGAATATGGTGAACATGGATTGAAAGAAGTGGAAGATATTGCGATGAGCGGTGGAGGAGTAAGTCAAATCGTATATGCGACACAACTCGCTCAAACCGTAAAAATGGTGACACAAAAGGCGATGACACAAACGATCCATGGGATGATCAATAAAGAACTGACACACATCCTGGGTGACGAACAACAAATGGAAGATTTACCTCCGGAAAAACGTGGACAAGTCATGGAGGTCGTCGATGAGATTGGAGAAACCGTCAATCTGGAAGTCTTGATTCTCGTGGATATTTCAGCGAGTATGGACGATAAACTTCCGACTGTTCAAGAATCGTTGATTGATTTATCGATTTCCTTAAATTCACGGACCGGGAACAATCAATTTTCGATCTATGCATTTCCAGGCAAGAAACAGTCCATTGAAAAACTTCAAGACTGGACACCGCAGCTTGATACACTAGCGAAAACGTTCAAAAAAATATCGACAGGCGGGATCACACCGACAGGTCCTGCGTTGAAAGAGGCACTGGAACTCTTTTCTGATAAACGATCTAAGCGGAAGCTTCTAGGTGATTATGATGAATACATCGAAGAATCCGGAAGTTAATCTTTCGATCGGATCAGTTATTTCCGGGAAATGGAACCGTAAGCAATATACGATCCTGCGGGAATTGGGGGCAGGTGCGACCGGTACTGTCTATCTCGTAAGAAGTGACCGTGCTCAAGTGGCTATAAAAGTCAGCCGTGATACACTGTCGATTACATCTGAAGTAAATGTGCTCAAGCATCTATCGAAGGTCCAGGGGAAAACACTTGGGCCTTCTTTTATCGAAATGGATGATTGGGTGACAGGATCAGGTACCGTACCTTTCTATGTCATGGAATATGTGCAAGGTGAGTCGTTATTCGTATTTATGAGACAGCGTAAAGATGAGTGGTTTGGAATTCTCTTGTTACAGCTTCTCGGCGATTTAGCAGATTTGCATAAGGCAGGCTGGGTATTCGGTGATCTCAAGCCTGATAATCTTCTCATATCTGGTCCCCCACCAAAAATCCGATGGCTTGATGTCGGAGGAACGACGATGATGGGAAGGGCGATCAAAGAGTATACGGAATTTTTTGATCGTGGATTTTGGGGAATGGGTTCTAGACGGGCTGAACCAGCTTATGATCTCTTTGCGGTCGGGATGATCATCATGAACTATGGCTATCCGAAGCGCTTTGATAAAAAAGAAGGCGGATGGACGCAATTAAAAAAACAGATCGACCATAATCGTATATTAGGAAAATATCGGCCGA
This genomic window from Alkalihalobacillus sp. TS-13 contains:
- a CDS encoding VWA domain-containing protein, whose protein sequence is MSKGTLRQILLITDGCSNHGEDPVAIAALASEQGIAINVIGILSKNEEYGEHGLKEVEDIAMSGGGVSQIVYATQLAQTVKMVTQKAMTQTIHGMINKELTHILGDEQQMEDLPPEKRGQVMEVVDEIGETVNLEVLILVDISASMDDKLPTVQESLIDLSISLNSRTGNNQFSIYAFPGKKQSIEKLQDWTPQLDTLAKTFKKISTGGITPTGPALKEALELFSDKRSKRKLLGDYDEYIEESGS
- a CDS encoding phosphotransferase encodes the protein MNTSKNPEVNLSIGSVISGKWNRKQYTILRELGAGATGTVYLVRSDRAQVAIKVSRDTLSITSEVNVLKHLSKVQGKTLGPSFIEMDDWVTGSGTVPFYVMEYVQGESLFVFMRQRKDEWFGILLLQLLGDLADLHKAGWVFGDLKPDNLLISGPPPKIRWLDVGGTTMMGRAIKEYTEFFDRGFWGMGSRRAEPAYDLFAVGMIIMNYGYPKRFDKKEGGWTQLKKQIDHNRILGKYRPILYKAFHGHYQNAIEMRQDLLLLYSKKSASKPIATAHKGKTSSPQAQQQSMSGRSGRNRHKKIRKRRHIMEAALIFLFLFVFYVVYLMGQTM